CGGAGCCACCATGCTCGATGCGCGACGCGCCGTTGAACAGGCGGGCGGAACCGTCGTGGGAATGGCGGCGTTGGCGCAAAGACGGCTGCACCATTTTTCGTAACCCAACGTTCACTAAAAACTGATTGACAAAAGCGGTGACTTATCCGATCCGGCCAGCTACGGTTGGAGACACAGGCGCGCAATGATCGCCCATATACCGGGCGATCCGCCAGATCAGGAGGTCGTCATGGAAACAAACATCGTTGGACGAAACCTAGGTATCACTGATCGTTTTCGGGAATACGCCACGGAGAAGGCCGAGAAGATTGCCGGTCTTGCCGATAAGGCGCTCGCACTGGAGATCAAGGTAAGTCGTCACCACGAGAAGAACGGTGCCGCAGCCGGAAAAGATCGGGTCGAGCTGACCCTGATCGGCAAAGGTCCTCTGGTACGTGCCGAAGCAGACGGCTCAGACAAGTACGCAGCCTTCGACATCGCACTGGGGCGATTGCTCGAACGGGTTCGGCGTGCGAAGGATCGCAAGAAGGTTCACCGTGGCGGGGCACACCGGCCCACGTCACTGCAGGAGGCCTCATCCGTTGCCTTCAGCGTGATTGATATCGTTCCTGCCTCCGGAGAAACATTGGAACGGGTGCGAACCGGTGCGATTCCGATCGTGTCGCCGCCCAGCGTCGACGCCAGTACCAGTACCGATGCCAGCGTCGATGACGACGCCGAAGAGGACTACTGCCCCGTCGTTATTCGTCGCAAGGTCTTCGCCGCGGCGCCCATGACGGTCGACGATGCGCTCTACTTCATGGAACTCGTCGGGCACGACTTCTACCTGTTCCAGGACTCGGAGACGCACC
This sequence is a window from Cryobacterium sp. CG_9.6. Protein-coding genes within it:
- the raiA gene encoding ribosome-associated translation inhibitor RaiA, whose product is METNIVGRNLGITDRFREYATEKAEKIAGLADKALALEIKVSRHHEKNGAAAGKDRVELTLIGKGPLVRAEADGSDKYAAFDIALGRLLERVRRAKDRKKVHRGGAHRPTSLQEASSVAFSVIDIVPASGETLERVRTGAIPIVSPPSVDASTSTDASVDDDAEEDYCPVVIRRKVFAAAPMTVDDALYFMELVGHDFYLFQDSETHRPSVVYRRKGWDYGVIELDDSAEELREAPAAAGVSSN